Genomic segment of Arachis hypogaea cultivar Tifrunner chromosome 16, arahy.Tifrunner.gnm2.J5K5, whole genome shotgun sequence:
GGTAGATGAAATGCAACATGTAAGGATTGGATTTCTGTCTATCACGTCAGCATTTAACAGGACCTAAGACCAATCATCTTCTGAATTTTGCAGggactaaaaaaaattagattttatagGGACTAAAAACATATTTGACCAAATTTTAAGTTCTATTACCCTCTGAAATCTTCTGTTGATGTGAAATTGTGCTTTCTCATGAAGTCTTTAAGCTCATCACATAGTTTCTTCACAAGACCATAGCCATGCATTATAACAGCAGTGCACACCTATACTTTGGAAAGCTCTGCTTAGTTTTTGTCATTAACATTTCATCGCGCAGAACATGCTGTAAAAGCATAAAATTGACATCAGCTAATTAATTGAACAATGTTTTCAATATGATAAGGAGAAACTTGATAAGGCCTAATAGGCGATCATCAATCATACGTGAACAGTGTTTGGCCAAgaatataattttgaataattgttttttttttttgttatttgacttttgagtttgCATTTGAATCTCATCATAACATTATGGTTTATGTAGTATTTTAAAGTTGGTTGATATTTTAAAGTTtgtattagactataattatgttttaatgtgtttatttatattttatttattattttagtataaaataattttttttgattaAATTAGATCGAACCACTTAAATCAATGAACCAGTAACTAAATCGGTCATCTCGATGACCGGTTCGATTTTCTGAACTTTGAAAAAAATCAACCCATCCTGTATCCAAGAGGGTGATTTGGTCATTTGGCAGCCTTATCTATCTTCTTGCTGAAACGAAAACTGCAGAAAACAAAGCAAAGCATGAAAACATGAAGTCCCTCACAGTCACAGCCAGTGTTTTGAACCCCACAAATCAAACACCGGCCAACAAACTCCACTTCTTccactctcactctctctcatTCTCACTCTTCTTCCCACACACGTCATCAAACTTGAAATGCCACCATCAAACGCCAATCATCACAgcatgctcttcttcttcttctccgatcGAAATCGACATGGTGAAGAACAACCAAGGAATCTACACCCCTAAGCACCCCAAAGTAGTCGTCCTCTGGGACCTCGACAACAAGCCCCCACGAGGACCCCCATACGACGCCGCACGCTCCCTCACGCGCCTCGCAACTCACCTCGGCAACGTCGTCGACATCTCCGCCTACGCCAATCGCCACACATTCATCCACCTCCCGCAGTGGGTCCTACAGGATCGCCGGCAGAGAAAGCACCTCGACGTGCTGGAACGGAAGGGCCTGGTGGTGCCGTCAGAGCCCTACAGGTGTTCCGTCTGCGGGAGAAAATGTCGCACCAATCTGGATCTGAAGAAGCATTTCAGGCAGTTGCATGAACGAGAGAGGCAGAAGAAGCTTAATCGGATGAAATCCTTGAAAGGGAAGAAACGGCAGCGTTTTAAAGAGAGGTTTATTCAGGGGAATGAAAAGTATAATGAGGCTGCTAGGTCTCTCATCAGGCCCaaggtttctttcttttctttttctgttaatcatccttgtttttattttgctTGCTAAATGTTAGTGCCATGTAATGCTGTTCATTTTTATGCATTGTTCTAGAATCATAACCAATTTGCTAGATTAGTCAGATTtctgacaataataataatagggttcGGGTGTTACAAAGATGAAAAAAGAGACTACTTAGTTGATGATAATCGTATTATCAATGGGGTGATATTTCATCTGCACCAGCAACTATCTTGTATGTTAAGCTGAAATGTCATTCCATTTATGGTATGAGCATAATCCGTTTGAGCACTCTATGAAAACCTAATAGTTTCACAAATTATGTTGGATACACACCATTATACATCAACTTATCGAAACAAAGTAAAGCGCAGAGTTTTACATGAAATTTCTGCATTTACTCGACTTAAAATTGGTTTGAAATATACATAAGGTTGGTGTTTACACGCCTCACTGTAGTTATGATGAACAATTTGTTTCTGTTCCATTATGCAAACTTTTTCAGTCACATATTGTCATCGCTTTCTATATAGtatattagtattttatattttgtttcttgtaaCACAAGATTGGTTATGGGCTAGCTTCAGAGCTGAGGAGGGCTGGGGTATATGTGAAGACTGTGGAGGATAAGCCTCAGGCTGCAGATTGGGCATTGAAGAGGCAGATGCAGCACTCAATGACCAGGGGGATTGATTGGCTGGTTTTGGTTTCAGATGATTCGGATTTCGCAGAGATGTTGAGGAGAGCAAGAGAGAGGGAATTGGGGACAGTGGTCGTTGGGGATTGGGATAGGGCACTGGGGAGGCACGCCGATTTGTGGTTTCCTTGGATTGATGTTGAGAATGGGAATGTCTCGGAGAAGGATCTGGTGATCGAGAACAGCAGGAGTAGGGCTCGAAGGGACGGTTTTGtcgtggaagaagaagatgatgatgggtTTTTTTCATTGTCGAGATTTGACAGTGGTGGTGGTCATGGGAGTAGTGATTTGGATGAGCTTGTAGATGAACTTGCAGCAGCGAGGACTGATTTTACTGCGGCAATTTCAGAGGAGGATGAAGACGATTATCTGTTGGGGAGTAGTGAGGATGAATACATAGAAGATTATGATGAAGACAGTGATCAAGAAGATGATGGGTTCTATTGACATGGCAGCTATGAACCAATGATTGATTCTTTTCTATGAGCAATTCTTATTATAGCGTCTTGGAATCTCTGTATATATTCTTGTGGAAAGCTAAAATGTGGACCAAAAAGGAAACAATTGTCACTTTTTTGGACCTTACGGTACCAAAAAGTGGTGGGAATGATCTTATCTTTGGAGGATTGAAATGAAGTACCAGTATTTTTTTAAACAGGGATATGTTGGTTTCAGagtcaaatttttttattggagGAGGAATGGGAATAACCAATTGAATGGAGGATAATGTTATGTGGCAACTTGAACTCATGGCATCTATAGCTGATGGAGTATGGTTCCTCCTGCTATAAAAATGAGGTCTTTGTTTTAACGATGCTGCCTGCAATTCTTTTTTCTTCAGCATTCTGCTATAGGTAGTGCTGGTTCAAGATTCAAGCTTTTGAATGGTATATATTTACTGTGAagcatttcaaattatttttttcttattaataagACTCTATTTATTTCCCAAGTATATTATAACCATATTTAACAGAGAAATTGAAGGTTTTTGTGTCATATATTACATGCTTTAGTAGTTCTATGTGATTATATTATGTTGTTTGCATTGCGGGTTCTGACTGTAAAGTTGTGTGGGGGACAAAACTGAAATGCATGATTTTCAACTTATCCTAGACcacaatcaaaatcaaaatttgagTTATAGCCAAGTATCTTCTTA
This window contains:
- the LOC112697813 gene encoding uncharacterized protein, whose product is MKSLTVTASVLNPTNQTPANKLHFFHSHSLSFSLFFPHTSSNLKCHHQTPIITACSSSSSPIEIDMVKNNQGIYTPKHPKVVVLWDLDNKPPRGPPYDAARSLTRLATHLGNVVDISAYANRHTFIHLPQWVLQDRRQRKHLDVLERKGLVVPSEPYRCSVCGRKCRTNLDLKKHFRQLHERERQKKLNRMKSLKGKKRQRFKERFIQGNEKYNEAARSLIRPKIGYGLASELRRAGVYVKTVEDKPQAADWALKRQMQHSMTRGIDWLVLVSDDSDFAEMLRRARERELGTVVVGDWDRALGRHADLWFPWIDVENGNVSEKDLVIENSRSRARRDGFVVEEEDDDGFFSLSRFDSGGGHGSSDLDELVDELAAARTDFTAAISEEDEDDYLLGSSEDEYIEDYDEDSDQEDDGFY